The following proteins are co-located in the Candidatus Neomarinimicrobiota bacterium genome:
- a CDS encoding PadR family transcriptional regulator, whose product MKIENTTAQMRKGILEFCILSILKNGEAYPSDILARLKKANLIVVEGTLYPLLTRLKNAELLTYRWEESKSGPPRKYYALTPAGESFLNQLDTAWKELVKSVKQTTKKS is encoded by the coding sequence ATGAAAATTGAAAACACAACAGCACAAATGCGCAAGGGCATCCTTGAGTTTTGTATCCTTTCCATTTTAAAAAATGGGGAGGCCTACCCATCGGATATACTTGCGCGGTTGAAGAAAGCCAACCTCATCGTGGTAGAGGGGACGCTTTATCCCCTCCTCACCCGCTTAAAGAACGCGGAACTCCTCACTTACAGATGGGAAGAGTCCAAGTCTGGACCGCCACGAAAATATTACGCCTTGACCCCAGCGGGGGAGTCGTTTCTCAATCAATTAGATACGGCATGGAAAGAGCTGGTTAAGTCTGTAAAACAAACTACAAAGAAGTCATGA